The nucleotide window TGCACTTGTTTGCCAACCATTACTTATTTCACTTGATTGTTCTTCTAAATTTATTGGAATTAGGTTTATAAACCATTGAGGAACAGAATCAAATTTTATATCTCTATTTACAGAAACTAAAGTTTTATCTAAAGTTATAGTTGCACTTGTATCAACTTTTTTTTCTTCTTGATTTGTTGCAGTAAAATTGAAAGTTAATGTTATCTTTCCATGAGCAGATGTTTTAGGAATGAAATAATAAATATCTTCACTTGGTTGTTGTTTAATCTCAGAGATTTTTGTTTCTGCATTTGGATTTGATAAAGCAAGTAACTCTTTTTCAAAATCATCACTTTGTGTATTTACTTCTACAGTTCCTAAATTTTTATCAATATTTAAATTTGAAATTTCCCAAGTAGAACTCTCTTCTAAATCTTTTGAAGCTTTAATTAAATCTTTCTCTTTAATAGAAAAAAGTGCATCTTCAAGTCTTATCTCTTTATAAAAACCTCTATTTGCAATAGCATTGATTACAGATTCAATTTCAGGATTTGTTTTATCTTTTAATAGACTTTTTAAACTCATTCCTAATGATGTTGCTGTATCTTGTGCTTTTGTTAGAGATTCAGATACTAAATACTCTTTAGTGTTATTTACACTAATTATAAAATTACCAGTGAAAATCATAAAAAATATAATTGATATGATTAAATATAGCTGTTTTGATAAAGACATTTTTATTTCCTTTTTTAGAATCTACTCATTAAATCTTTCCAAGATTTTAGATTATTGTTACCCATTCTTTTTTCCCCTTTTGTTTGTGCTTGCCATAATCCAGTTGCATTAAAACTATAAACAGGTTTTAAATCAGGTCTTTTAGTTGCTAATTCTAGATTTTTATTGATATTATCCAAAACAACAGGAGTTGCTCCTACTTGATGATAATATGTTAAAACCATATGCGCTTGATCAAATTTACTATTTGGACCAGAATAAGTAACATATGTTATTCTTAATTTATCATCAGAAATACCTAATTTTACTAGTGAAAAATATTTTGCAATGGCATAATCTTCGCAATCTCCAGCACCAACTCCCATAAATTCAATAGGCGTAGCCCAATAGTCTTTTTTACCCCATACTTGCATATCTGATTTGTATGTTATTCTATTAAAAAAATCATTAACATTTTTAAGTTTATTTAAAATAGATTCATTTCTAGAAGATTCAATCATCGAATCCCACATTTCAACTCTTTTTTTAGCATTGGAACCATACTTTTTTTCTATAGAGTTAAGTTGATCATCATCGATATTAAATGTTTTTGAAGCAGTTACAAATAGAGATAATAAAGAGATAAGAAGAATTGAAATGAATAACATTTTTTGCATCTTATCTCCTTTTTATCTAATATAGTAGCTAATATTTGATTAAAATAAAAGAATTTATTTTAGAAGATTTTTTATCTCATCTTCAGTGATTTTTTCATTGTCATATTTTATTGCGATAATATTCTCAGTGTTATTAATATACCACTCATCAATAGCTGTTTGATTTAAATTTGCACTTTTTTCTAGGTGATATTCATTTAAAGATAAATAAACAAATTTCTTTTTAGCTGGATTTGGCATAGTAAAAATTAAAATAGCCCATAAAACACAGATTATTGCAATTGTTATAACTAAAGTTGATAAAGTTACATCTTTATAAAACATTCCTCCAATCATTCCACCCAAAAATGTTCCTAGATAACCAGACGCGTTAAAAATTCCTAAAACTAAACCTCTTTGATGAACTTTTGCAAACTTTGAAGCAAGAGATTGCATAATTGGTTCGTGCATATTAAATCCAATAAAGAATATTACAACACCAATTACAAAAACAACTGCACTTGAACTTAATCCTATAATTAAGTATGAAAGAGCAAAAAATAAAATACCAATAATTAATATTTCTTTAAACTTACCTTTTTTTTCTGCAATAACAGCTGCAGGTCCCATAGCAATAACTCCAAAAATCATCGCTGGAAGATATACTTTCCAAAGTTCACCCATTGTCCACTCAAAATGATGAATTAAAGTAATAGGAATAATCATAAAAGCGAAAGTCATTAAACCTTTTTGTAAAAAGTTAGTGATATTCATCTTTATTAGATTTGCATTTCCTAAAATCTCTCCTAAATTTGCTTTTTTATTGTAAGTGTGCGTTATATGAGGAGGATTTGGAACCA belongs to Arcobacter defluvii and includes:
- a CDS encoding transglutaminase-like cysteine peptidase — protein: MQKMLFISILLISLLSLFVTASKTFNIDDDQLNSIEKKYGSNAKKRVEMWDSMIESSRNESILNKLKNVNDFFNRITYKSDMQVWGKKDYWATPIEFMGVGAGDCEDYAIAKYFSLVKLGISDDKLRITYVTYSGPNSKFDQAHMVLTYYHQVGATPVVLDNINKNLELATKRPDLKPVYSFNATGLWQAQTKGEKRMGNNNLKSWKDLMSRF
- a CDS encoding MFS transporter → MIKSVLPLSVIIALRFFGLFLVLPIISVYAINLEGATPTLVGIVIGGYALTQMIFQVPFGVISDKLGRKGTIIMGLLLFAIGSLICAISTDIYTLLFGRLLQGAGAIGAVVTATISDLVKEEQRPKAMALMGSSIAIAFAVSMIAGPTIGAAYGVHSLFYITMVLALGSIFVLIKMVPNPPHITHTYNKKANLGEILGNANLIKMNITNFLQKGLMTFAFMIIPITLIHHFEWTMGELWKVYLPAMIFGVIAMGPAAVIAEKKGKFKEILIIGILFFALSYLIIGLSSSAVVFVIGVVIFFIGFNMHEPIMQSLASKFAKVHQRGLVLGIFNASGYLGTFLGGMIGGMFYKDVTLSTLVITIAIICVLWAILIFTMPNPAKKKFVYLSLNEYHLEKSANLNQTAIDEWYINNTENIIAIKYDNEKITEDEIKNLLK